A DNA window from Enterobacter cloacae subsp. cloacae ATCC 13047 contains the following coding sequences:
- the kefC gene encoding glutathione-regulated potassium-efflux system protein KefC, with protein MDSHTLIQALIYLGAAALIVPVAVRLGLGSVLGYLIAGCVIGPWGFRLVTDAEAILHFAEIGVVLMLFVIGLELDPQRLWKLRASVFGGGALQMAACGLLLGGFCILLGMDWKVAELIGMTLALSSTAIAMQAMNERNLTVSQMGRSAFSVLLFQDIAAIPLVAMIPLLAASGASTTLGAFALSALKVVGALALVVLLGRYVTRPLLRFVARSGLREVFSAVALFLVFGFGLLLEEAGLSMAMGAFLAGVLLASSEYRHALESDIEPFKGLLLGLFFIGVGMSIDFGTLVTHPLRILILLVGFLVIKMVMLWLIARPLNVPGRQRLWFAVLLGQGSEFAFVVFGAAQMANVLDPEWAKALTLAVALSMAATPILLVLLTRLEKTGSEQEREADEIDEEQPRVIIAGFGRFGQITGRLLLSSGVKMVILDHDPDHVDTLRKFDMKVFYGDATRVDLLESAGAAKAEVLINAIDDPQTSMQLVELVKEHFPNLTIISRARDVDHYIQLRQAGVDAPERETFEGALKSGRMALESLGLGAYEARERADLFRRFNTDMVEEMVAMAGSTATERAAVFKRTSAMLTEIINEDRNHLSLVQRHGWQGTEEGKHTGDPADEPESKPSA; from the coding sequence ATGGATAGCCATACGCTGATACAGGCGCTGATTTACCTTGGCGCGGCGGCGCTGATTGTGCCCGTGGCGGTTCGCCTGGGGCTGGGCTCCGTGCTGGGCTACCTGATCGCCGGGTGTGTTATCGGACCCTGGGGATTCCGCCTGGTCACCGACGCGGAGGCGATCCTGCATTTCGCCGAAATTGGTGTCGTGCTGATGCTGTTTGTCATTGGTCTGGAACTTGACCCGCAGCGTTTGTGGAAGCTGCGCGCCTCAGTGTTTGGCGGCGGGGCGCTACAAATGGCGGCCTGTGGTCTGCTGTTGGGCGGCTTCTGTATTCTGCTGGGAATGGACTGGAAAGTGGCAGAGCTTATTGGCATGACGCTGGCACTCTCTTCGACGGCGATTGCCATGCAGGCAATGAACGAGCGAAACCTGACCGTTTCTCAGATGGGGCGCAGTGCGTTTTCGGTGCTGCTGTTTCAGGATATCGCGGCCATTCCGCTGGTGGCGATGATCCCGCTGCTGGCCGCAAGTGGGGCCTCCACCACGCTCGGCGCTTTTGCCCTCTCTGCGTTGAAAGTGGTCGGTGCGCTGGCACTGGTTGTCTTGCTTGGCCGGTATGTAACACGTCCGCTGCTTCGATTCGTCGCCCGCTCCGGGTTGCGGGAAGTGTTCAGTGCCGTGGCGCTGTTCCTGGTGTTTGGTTTTGGTCTGCTGCTGGAGGAAGCCGGGCTGTCGATGGCGATGGGAGCCTTCCTCGCGGGCGTTCTGCTGGCCAGCTCAGAGTACCGACACGCGCTTGAAAGTGATATCGAGCCATTTAAAGGACTGCTGCTGGGGCTGTTTTTCATCGGGGTCGGGATGTCTATCGACTTTGGCACGCTGGTCACGCATCCACTACGGATCCTCATTCTGCTGGTCGGTTTCCTGGTCATCAAAATGGTGATGCTGTGGCTGATCGCCCGTCCGCTTAACGTGCCTGGCAGACAGCGTCTTTGGTTCGCCGTGCTACTCGGACAAGGAAGCGAATTCGCGTTTGTGGTTTTCGGCGCGGCGCAAATGGCCAATGTGCTCGATCCCGAGTGGGCGAAAGCGCTGACGCTGGCGGTCGCGCTGTCGATGGCGGCGACGCCGATCCTGCTGGTGCTGCTGACGCGTCTGGAAAAAACAGGCAGCGAACAGGAACGCGAAGCCGATGAGATCGATGAGGAACAGCCGCGGGTCATCATCGCCGGATTCGGTCGCTTTGGGCAGATCACCGGTCGTTTACTGCTCTCAAGCGGGGTAAAAATGGTCATCCTCGATCACGATCCGGACCATGTGGATACCCTGCGTAAGTTCGATATGAAAGTCTTTTACGGCGATGCAACGCGTGTCGATCTGCTGGAATCAGCCGGGGCAGCGAAAGCGGAAGTCCTCATCAACGCGATTGACGATCCCCAGACCAGTATGCAGCTGGTTGAGCTGGTGAAGGAGCATTTCCCGAACCTGACCATTATCTCCCGTGCGCGCGATGTGGATCACTATATCCAGCTGCGACAGGCGGGGGTGGACGCACCCGAGCGTGAAACCTTCGAAGGGGCGCTTAAGTCTGGCCGCATGGCGCTGGAAAGTCTGGGCCTGGGCGCGTATGAAGCGCGCGAGCGTGCGGATCTGTTCCGTCGCTTCAATACCGATATGGTGGAAGAGATGGTGGCGATGGC
- the kefF gene encoding glutathione-regulated potassium-efflux system oxidoreductase KefF, whose translation MILIIYAHPYPHHSHANKRMLEQVRTLDNIEIRSLYQLYPDFNIDIAAEQEALTRADLIIWQHPMQWYSTPPLLKLWIDKVFSHGWAYGHNGHALKGKSLMWAVTTGGGESHFDIGSFPGFEVLAQPLQATALYCGLTWLPPFAMHCTFVCDDETLQAQARHYKQRLLEWQETHNG comes from the coding sequence ATGATTCTGATAATTTATGCGCATCCCTATCCGCATCACTCCCATGCGAATAAGCGCATGCTTGAACAGGTAAGGACACTCGACAACATAGAGATACGTTCCCTCTATCAACTTTATCCTGATTTTAACATCGACATCGCCGCCGAACAGGAGGCGCTCACTCGCGCCGATTTGATCATCTGGCAACACCCAATGCAGTGGTACAGCACACCTCCGCTCCTCAAATTATGGATCGACAAAGTCTTTTCCCACGGCTGGGCGTATGGTCACAACGGGCATGCGCTGAAGGGAAAAAGCCTGATGTGGGCTGTGACCACCGGTGGTGGAGAAAGCCACTTCGATATTGGTTCTTTCCCGGGTTTTGAGGTGCTGGCACAACCGCTTCAGGCGACAGCACTCTACTGTGGTCTTACCTGGCTTCCTCCATTTGCTATGCACTGCACATTTGTTTGTGACGATGAGACGTTGCAGGCGCAGGCTCGTCATTATAAACAACGCTTACTTGAGTGGCAGGAGACGCATAATGGATAG